In Acidobacteriota bacterium, the genomic stretch GTCTCCAGTAGGCGTGAGAGTGGCGGCTTTGCATCCACACGATGCCCTGCCGTCCGCTATCAGATCCGGTGTGGCAGGAGACGCACGCTTGAGATCCGATGTAGCGGGGATCGTCGCGCTTGGTGCCACGCACCGTTCGCCTAAGGAACTGGACCTCAATCTCGTGCACCGAACCTCTTTCATCGCGCAAAAACCTTACCCGCCACGGTTCCTGCAGGCAGACGAACTCGTCCTCTCGAACCGGGACCAGGCCGTCCGGTGCAAATTCGCGAAGATGGAGGTGCCCCTGATCGTTCCACACCTTGATCGTGAATCCCCGTCCGAGATCGTAGATGCCAACGTAATCATCTGGAGCGTTCACGGTGGCTTCGATGGCTGAAGGTCGCCTGCGCCAACCCCGGCACGGCGTGAGACCATCACTGTCCCTGCGGGTCGGATCCGCTCCCCTCGACTCCAGCAGATCCAATATGGCGACGTGCCCACTCTTGGCTGCGACGTGCATCGGCGTCCAGCCCTCGCTGGTCGTCGCATTTGGGTCTGCTCCGGCGTCGATCAGCATTTCGGCCACCTCGACGCAGCCGCGACGAGCGGCGACGTGGAGAGGAGTGCGTCCCCAATGGTTCTGAACCGAGACGTCGGCGCCGGCGTCGAGTAGGAGACGCACAGCATCGGGTTGATCATGGTGGCACACCCAGTGGAGGGGGGTGCCTCCGTCGCCGCCGACCGCGTTGACCGGAGCTCCTGCCGCGACGAGCTCCTCGACGATGCGCCAGTGCCCGCGAATTCCCGCCCAGTGGAGGGCGGTGAAATCCATCGGCCCACGGGCGTCGAGGTTGGAGCCGTTCTCGATGAGCTTGTGAACCGCGTGGTAGTCACCACGTTTTGCGGCGTCGACCAGATCGGTCACCGAATACTGCGCTTCTGCGAGTGAATAAATGCAGGTCAGAGACGTGATAGCTAACAGGACCGTTCGGCAACAGTTCTTCATCCGTATCCCTCCGGAAGAGATCTCAATTAATTTCCAGGACTCGCGATCGGCTCCGCGGGGCAGGACCATAGCCGGAGATACGGAAGAGGCGCGGTCGGGTTGCTAAATCCGGATTCGACAAACGATCGGGGGCAGTGGGACTTGCATGCACATCCGAGCCGATATAGCGTCTGGGAAGGTCATGGCACGCAATCAACGGCAGGGCTTCATCGTGACCGGCGAAGGGGAACAGAGCCGGCGGGTTCCAGTCGGGGCCTCCCTGGTCGTCGGGAGGGCGGCGGACAGCGGGCTTGTGCTCCAGGATTCCTCGGCGTCGCGACGCCATGTCGAGATTCGCGCGACCAGTGACGGTTACATGTGCCGCGATCTCGGGAGCCGAAACGGGACCATCGTCAACGGGTCACCGACCAGCGTATGCTCGCTGGAGGACGGCGACCGCATGATCATCGGAGAGACGACGCTGCGTTTCGAGCTCGAGCCGGACAGCCAGCCGCAAAGGGTTTCGGGCAAGACCGTTTTTCTGCAAACGGTCCTCGATCCCGATGGACGTGAAAGAGAGTTGCCTCCGACCTCGACCTCCAAGGATCTTCTCGAAGCGGCCTACACGCTGATGAACGCCCTGGCATCGAACTTCAATCCGTGTGATCTGGTGGACCGAGTGCTGGAGACGACGACCAGCGCGATCCGCGCCCACCGGGGAGCCGTGCTGTTTTCCGGACCGGACGGGGAGCTCCATCCGTGCGGCATATGTGGGCATGTCCACACTATCCACCATGGGATCCCGGAACCGGCTCGAGTGGATGAAATCCACATTTCCGAGAGTGTTGCCCGCCGAGTCCTGCGGGACGGCGAGAATGTGCTCTATCAGAGCGGCTGGACGGATCCGGAGCTGGATCCTTCTGCGAGTATCGCTGCACTGAGGCTGACATCGATCCTCTGTGTTCCGATCCGTACCCAGTACAGGATCCTCGGTATCCTCTATATGGATACCGACGTGGCGGACCATGCCTACACCCACGATGATCTCCTGCTCGCCGCCGCCGCCGGAAACAGTGCCGGCTTGGCCCTGGACAACGCGCAAAACCACCGGATGTTGCTCGAAAAACAGAAGATGGAGCAGGATATCGAGGCTGCCGGGAACATCCAGGCAGGTTTTCTGGTCAGCGATTGGCCGACCGAAGACTCGAGATATGAGGTCTTCGGCGCGACGGTGCCGGCGAAGGTTGTCGGCGGTGACTTCTACGACTTCGTGCGTCTCGATGAGAATCGGGTCGGTTTGTTGATCGGTGATGTCAGCGGGAAGGGCGTCCCTGCTGCGTTGACGATGGCTCAGCTGCTCGCGGAGTTCCGCCTCAGCGCATCCGGTATGGGATCTCCCTCCGAGCTCCTCGCCACGCTCAACGAGGGGCTCGTCGGGCGAAGTCGGAGAGGGATGTTCTGCACTGTTGCCGTGGTGGTGATCGACCTGCGAGATGGGAGACTGGTCGGAGCCAACGCGGGTCACCACCCGATGTTGGTCGTATCCGAGGAGAGGATCGAAACATCGCTCGGTGCCTCGGGCCCGCCGATAGGCGTCCTGGCGGGCGTTTCGTGGGAGGACGTGACCGACGTCGTAAAACCGGGAGAGACCGTCATGTTTTATACAGACGGCATCGTCGAAGCCAGGTCAGGGGCCACTCGGGCGCCCGGCAACGAGGCCGACACGGAGTACGGGCTGCAACGTCTCGAGCGGGCCCTGCAAGAAAATATTCCGGCGACTCCGCACCGTTTGATAGATGGAGTGATGGGTGACGTTTACGACTTTTGTTCCCCGATGACACCGCACGACGACTGCACCATGATCGCTCTGAGGTACACCGGCGATGACTGATTTGCAGAAGGACCTCCGCCTGACGGTGCGTTCGGATCCGAAGCTCCTTGCAGCGATCCGGAGCCTGGTGCGCGGATGGGTCGAGTCCTGCGAAATCGACGCGAAAACCGCGAACGATGTCGTCCTGGCGATAGACGAGGCGTGTACCAACGCGATCCGCCACGCCTACCGAGGCCGATCCGACGGATCTGTGGAGCTGACGCTGCACGCCGAACCGGATTGGCTGGCCTTCCAGGTTTCGGATCAGGGTGAGCCGTGCCCTCCGGAGTGCACGACGCGACGGAAGCTCGAAGCACCCGAAATGGATGATCTGCAGCCCGGCGGTCTCGGTATCCAGCTCATCCATCGGGTGTTCGATGAAGTAGATTTCTGCCCGGGTGTGAGCGGTGGCAACTGTGTCACGATGAGGTTGAATCGA encodes the following:
- a CDS encoding ankyrin repeat domain-containing protein — protein: MKNCCRTVLLAITSLTCIYSLAEAQYSVTDLVDAAKRGDYHAVHKLIENGSNLDARGPMDFTALHWAGIRGHWRIVEELVAAGAPVNAVGGDGGTPLHWVCHHDQPDAVRLLLDAGADVSVQNHWGRTPLHVAARRGCVEVAEMLIDAGADPNATTSEGWTPMHVAAKSGHVAILDLLESRGADPTRRDSDGLTPCRGWRRRPSAIEATVNAPDDYVGIYDLGRGFTIKVWNDQGHLHLREFAPDGLVPVREDEFVCLQEPWRVRFLRDERGSVHEIEVQFLRRTVRGTKRDDPRYIGSQACVSCHTGSDSGRQGIVWMQSRHSHAYWR
- a CDS encoding SpoIIE family protein phosphatase — encoded protein: MARNQRQGFIVTGEGEQSRRVPVGASLVVGRAADSGLVLQDSSASRRHVEIRATSDGYMCRDLGSRNGTIVNGSPTSVCSLEDGDRMIIGETTLRFELEPDSQPQRVSGKTVFLQTVLDPDGRERELPPTSTSKDLLEAAYTLMNALASNFNPCDLVDRVLETTTSAIRAHRGAVLFSGPDGELHPCGICGHVHTIHHGIPEPARVDEIHISESVARRVLRDGENVLYQSGWTDPELDPSASIAALRLTSILCVPIRTQYRILGILYMDTDVADHAYTHDDLLLAAAAGNSAGLALDNAQNHRMLLEKQKMEQDIEAAGNIQAGFLVSDWPTEDSRYEVFGATVPAKVVGGDFYDFVRLDENRVGLLIGDVSGKGVPAALTMAQLLAEFRLSASGMGSPSELLATLNEGLVGRSRRGMFCTVAVVVIDLRDGRLVGANAGHHPMLVVSEERIETSLGASGPPIGVLAGVSWEDVTDVVKPGETVMFYTDGIVEARSGATRAPGNEADTEYGLQRLERALQENIPATPHRLIDGVMGDVYDFCSPMTPHDDCTMIALRYTGDD
- a CDS encoding ATP-binding protein, which gives rise to MTDLQKDLRLTVRSDPKLLAAIRSLVRGWVESCEIDAKTANDVVLAIDEACTNAIRHAYRGRSDGSVELTLHAEPDWLAFQVSDQGEPCPPECTTRRKLEAPEMDDLQPGGLGIQLIHRVFDEVDFCPGVSGGNCVTMRLNRSRVRENHGSDD